A stretch of Synechococcus sp. WH 8020 DNA encodes these proteins:
- the acpP gene encoding acyl carrier protein — translation MSQESILEKVRSIVTEQLSVDAGEVKPESNFQNDLGADSLDTVELVMALEEAFDIEIPDEAAEGIATVGDAVKYIEDKQA, via the coding sequence ATGTCCCAGGAATCGATCCTCGAAAAAGTCCGTTCGATCGTTACGGAGCAGCTCAGCGTTGATGCCGGCGAAGTGAAACCGGAGTCCAACTTTCAGAATGATCTGGGAGCTGACTCACTCGACACCGTCGAGTTGGTAATGGCTCTTGAAGAAGCCTTCGACATCGAAATTCCCGATGAAGCCGCCGAAGGAATTGCCACCGTTGGCGATGCCGTCAAATACATCGAAGACAAGCAAGCCTGA
- the psaC gene encoding photosystem I iron-sulfur center protein PsaC, which translates to MSHAVKIYDTCIGCTQCVRACPLDVLEMVPWDGCKAGQIASSPRTEDCVGCKRCETACPTDFLSIRVYLGDETSRSMGLAY; encoded by the coding sequence ATGTCCCACGCCGTCAAGATCTACGACACCTGCATTGGTTGCACACAGTGTGTGCGTGCTTGTCCCCTGGACGTCCTTGAAATGGTCCCTTGGGACGGTTGCAAGGCTGGCCAAATCGCCTCCTCTCCTCGTACGGAGGATTGTGTGGGTTGCAAGCGCTGCGAAACCGCTTGCCCCACAGACTTCCTCAGTATTCGTGTCTATCTCGGGGATGAGACCAGTCGAAGCATGGGCTTGGCCTACTGA